The DNA segment ATCAGCGTCATGGCGATCTGCGGCTGCTCGCCGAGCAGGCGCAGGAATTCGCCGCGGCCGACCAGGCACAGCCTGACGGGAGTGAGGCAGACGGCGGCGTAGGGATAGACGGTGTTCTCCATGAGCAGACCGTCCCAGACGGTGTCGCCGTCGTGCAGGATGTCGAAGATGTGTTCTTCGCCTTCGGCGTCGTAGCGGCAGAGTTTGACCTTTCCGGCGACGATGAACAGGACCGACCGGATCGGCTGGCCCTCGCGGAACAGCGTTTCGCCGCGGGCGCAATCCTTCTGCGACGAGTACCTGACCAGCCGCAGGCGAGCCTTCCCGGGCAGAAAGGAAAGCAGCGGCGAGGGGGTCGCGCAGGGCAGATTGCAGAGACAGGATCTTTTGTCGTCGTTTTCCATGTTTTCTCCATCGCGCGGCGTCGCTTCTCCAGCGATCGGGAGGCGCTCTCTTTCGTCGTTTGTCGGTTTCGCCGCGCGATGCTGCCGTCCTGTCTTCCGAACGGAACGGATATTATCGCGCGTACTGTTTAAATCACATTTTATCACGAAGAGAGCGTGAATACGTCTCCGCTCTGGAGAAAAAAGC comes from the Pyramidobacter piscolens W5455 genome and includes:
- a CDS encoding Crp/Fnr family transcriptional regulator, with the protein product MENDDKRSCLCNLPCATPSPLLSFLPGKARLRLVRYSSQKDCARGETLFREGQPIRSVLFIVAGKVKLCRYDAEGEEHIFDILHDGDTVWDGLLMENTVYPYAAVCLTPVRLCLVGRGEFLRLLGEQPQIAMTLISLLGRKLRQANEKNLLLSVRDPRLRLAGFLLDRDRRCIGPDIELKLDDIAASVGLRPETVSRGLSRFERDGLIRRTGQGRILVVDRPGLEDIYRAESQS